One Deinococcus sp. LM3 genomic region harbors:
- a CDS encoding catalase has translation MSEKKATAYAPTESADMTTTAPQAPQGRLTNHSGNLAPSNTNSLTAGERGPVLLQDWHLLERMAHFNRERVPERVVHAKGSGAFGTFRVTRAIPELTVAKIFQKEGNECRMLARFSTVAGEKGFADTVRDPRGFALKFYTEDGNWDLVGNNTPIFFVRDPIKFQDFIHSQKRHPVTGRRSAAMQFDFWGLRPESLHQVMYLFGDRGLPRSYRFMNGYSSHTYSLWNEQGERFYVKWHFHSQQGVQNLTEEVAAKIAAANPDYHFQDLFDAIERGENPKWTVSIQVMPEKDAETYHINPFDLTKVWPHADYPLMQVGEFELNENPQNYFAEIEQAAFEPSNLPRGFGASPDKMLQARLMSYADAHRYRIGINYAALPVNQAACPVMTYHRDGQTRFDGNFGGTPVYEPNSYGGPAVAEGTPQEPPMPLGALADRFGWPEDDADLYGQPRELYRVMQPDERQRLAMNFAGALADVPAFIADRFIGHLEQVSGELAGNVRSGIAQKKAEGHPELTDLLTETHTHAAGGDQKPSQSVAVGADD, from the coding sequence ATGTCAGAGAAGAAAGCTACCGCCTACGCCCCCACCGAATCCGCCGACATGACCACCACGGCCCCCCAGGCCCCCCAGGGACGCCTGACCAACCACTCCGGCAACCTCGCGCCCAGCAACACCAACAGCCTGACCGCCGGCGAGCGCGGCCCCGTCCTGCTGCAGGACTGGCACCTGCTCGAGCGCATGGCGCACTTCAACCGTGAACGCGTCCCCGAGCGCGTCGTGCACGCCAAGGGCAGCGGCGCCTTCGGAACCTTCCGCGTCACGCGCGCCATCCCGGAACTGACCGTCGCCAAGATCTTCCAGAAGGAAGGCAACGAGTGCCGCATGCTGGCCCGCTTCAGCACCGTCGCCGGCGAGAAGGGCTTCGCCGACACCGTCCGCGACCCGCGCGGCTTCGCCCTGAAGTTCTACACCGAGGACGGCAACTGGGATCTGGTGGGCAACAACACCCCGATCTTCTTCGTGCGTGACCCCATCAAGTTCCAGGACTTCATCCACAGCCAGAAGCGCCACCCGGTCACGGGCCGCCGCAGCGCCGCCATGCAGTTCGACTTCTGGGGCCTGCGCCCCGAGAGCCTGCATCAGGTCATGTACCTGTTCGGCGACCGTGGCCTGCCCCGCTCCTACCGCTTCATGAACGGCTACTCCAGCCACACCTACAGCCTCTGGAACGAGCAGGGCGAACGCTTCTACGTCAAGTGGCACTTCCACAGCCAGCAGGGCGTGCAGAACCTGACCGAGGAGGTCGCCGCGAAGATCGCCGCCGCGAACCCCGACTACCACTTCCAGGACCTGTTCGACGCCATCGAGCGCGGCGAGAACCCCAAATGGACCGTCAGCATCCAGGTCATGCCCGAGAAGGACGCCGAGACGTACCACATCAATCCCTTCGACCTCACCAAGGTCTGGCCGCACGCCGACTACCCCCTGATGCAGGTCGGTGAGTTCGAACTGAACGAGAACCCCCAGAACTACTTCGCCGAGATCGAGCAGGCCGCCTTCGAGCCCAGCAACCTGCCGCGCGGCTTCGGCGCCAGCCCCGACAAGATGCTCCAGGCGCGCCTGATGAGCTACGCCGACGCCCACCGCTACCGCATCGGCATCAACTACGCCGCGCTGCCCGTCAACCAGGCCGCCTGCCCGGTCATGACCTACCACCGCGACGGCCAGACCCGTTTCGACGGCAACTTCGGCGGCACGCCCGTGTACGAACCCAACTCGTACGGCGGCCCCGCCGTGGCCGAGGGCACCCCGCAGGAACCCCCCATGCCGCTGGGCGCCCTCGCCGACCGCTTCGGCTGGCCCGAGGACGACGCCGACCTGTACGGCCAGCCGCGCGAACTGTACCGCGTGATGCAGCCCGACGAACGTCAGCGCCTCGCCATGAACTTCGCCGGCGCGCTGGCCGACGTGCCCGCCTTCATCGCCGACCGCTTCATCGGGCACCTGGAACAGGTTTCCGGCGAACTGGCCGGGAACGTCCGCAGCGGCATCGCGCAGAAGAAGGCTGAGGGTCACCCGGAACTCACGGACCTGCTCACCGAGACGCACACCCACGCGGCCGGCGGCGACCAGAAGCCCAGCCAGAGCGTCGCGGTCGGTGCGGACGACTGA
- a CDS encoding GMC family oxidoreductase N-terminal domain-containing protein gives MSTHDQQVSVSQEQSAHAAGEEQFEYVVIGAGSGGCAVAARLQEGGAQVLLLEAGVPDETPEIHIPAAFPKLFKSPLDWNYETEAQEHLNGRRLYWPRGKMLGGSSSINAMIYIRGHRADFDAWAAAGNRGWGYDDVLPYFRRGEDFEGGQSEYHGAGGPLHVENRRYTHEICDAITAGFEELGHPANDDFNGPQMEGVGRYHVTQKGGARHSAAVAYLRPALARSGPGTLEARTGAHVTRILLDGRQATGVEYLDSAGARQVTASRGVILAAGAITSPHLLMLSGIGERAQLEAAGIPVLQDLPGVGKNLQDHLFVPVVYATETPGLKDATSDAQMSLYMSEQRGMLCSNIGETGGFMKTDPSLPAPDLQFHNGAALFVDHGFRELDGHHYTLLPSLVAPRSRGEIRVTSADPQARPSIEPNYLSDPHDLDVLVRGVELARQVGDTAALAPYRLDEVMPGGNVTQRADLEEYIRQEAMTIYHPVGTCRMGHDDLAVVDDQLRVHGISRLWVADASVMPTITRGNTNAPTLMIAEKAADFILAQQPLPVGGSQVAAHVATD, from the coding sequence ATGTCAACCCACGATCAGCAGGTCAGTGTCAGTCAGGAGCAGTCCGCGCATGCCGCCGGGGAAGAGCAGTTCGAGTACGTGGTGATCGGCGCGGGTTCCGGCGGGTGCGCCGTCGCGGCCCGGTTGCAGGAAGGCGGCGCGCAGGTCCTGCTGCTGGAGGCCGGAGTGCCGGACGAGACGCCCGAGATTCACATTCCGGCGGCCTTCCCGAAACTGTTCAAGTCGCCCCTCGACTGGAACTACGAGACCGAGGCCCAGGAGCACCTGAACGGCCGCCGCCTGTACTGGCCGCGCGGCAAGATGCTGGGCGGCAGCAGTTCCATCAACGCGATGATCTACATTCGCGGTCACCGCGCCGATTTCGACGCCTGGGCCGCCGCTGGCAACCGGGGCTGGGGGTACGACGACGTGCTGCCGTACTTCCGGCGGGGCGAGGATTTCGAGGGCGGCCAGAGCGAGTATCACGGCGCGGGCGGCCCGTTGCACGTCGAGAACCGCCGTTACACGCATGAGATCTGCGACGCGATCACCGCCGGTTTCGAGGAACTGGGGCACCCTGCCAACGACGATTTCAACGGCCCGCAGATGGAAGGCGTGGGCCGCTACCACGTCACGCAGAAGGGCGGGGCGCGGCACTCGGCGGCCGTGGCGTACCTGCGTCCCGCGCTGGCCCGCAGCGGCCCCGGCACGCTGGAAGCCCGGACGGGCGCGCACGTGACCCGCATCCTGCTGGACGGCCGGCAGGCGACGGGCGTGGAGTACCTGGACAGCGCGGGCGCGCGGCAGGTCACGGCCAGCCGGGGCGTGATTCTCGCGGCGGGCGCGATCACCAGCCCGCACCTGCTGATGCTGTCCGGCATCGGAGAGCGGGCGCAACTGGAAGCGGCCGGCATCCCGGTCCTGCAAGACCTGCCCGGCGTCGGCAAGAACCTGCAGGATCACCTGTTCGTGCCCGTCGTGTACGCCACCGAGACGCCCGGCCTGAAAGACGCCACCAGCGACGCCCAGATGAGCCTGTACATGAGCGAGCAGCGCGGCATGCTGTGCAGCAACATCGGCGAGACGGGCGGCTTCATGAAAACGGACCCGTCACTGCCCGCCCCGGACCTGCAATTCCATAACGGCGCGGCCCTGTTCGTGGATCACGGTTTCCGGGAACTGGACGGCCACCACTACACGCTGCTGCCATCCCTGGTCGCGCCCCGCAGCCGGGGGGAGATCCGCGTGACCAGCGCCGACCCGCAGGCCCGCCCGAGCATCGAACCCAACTACCTCTCGGACCCGCACGACCTGGACGTCCTGGTGCGCGGCGTGGAACTGGCCCGGCAGGTGGGCGACACGGCCGCCCTGGCCCCCTACCGACTGGACGAGGTCATGCCCGGCGGGAATGTCACGCAGCGCGCCGACCTGGAGGAGTACATCCGGCAGGAAGCCATGACCATCTACCACCCGGTCGGCACCTGCCGCATGGGCCACGACGACCTGGCGGTCGTGGACGACCAGTTACGCGTCCACGGGATCAGCCGCCTGTGGGTCGCTGACGCCAGCGTCATGCCCACCATCACGCGCGGCAACACGAACGCCCCCACCCTCATGATCGCCGAGAAGGCCGCCGACTTCATCCTGGCGCAACAACCGCTGCCGGTCGGTGGCTCTCAGGTTGCCGCGCACGTCGCCACCGACTGA
- a CDS encoding XdhC family protein translates to MTPDPQRPTGDTEFIPDLPERLAGLAREGASAVVATVVSRRAPVSAQVGDKALIHADGRMEGFVGGACSREIVRRQALLALQGGQARLVRIVPGAAPDAEHAFAERVTVPMNCASEGESEVFLEPLLPPRLLIVVGRTPVARAIAAHARLMGDRVWRVLDDDEVPGEPDAVPLGALTARLSALPAAQRARVRSVVASQGHYDETAIEALLRAQPNPVGLLASPKRAANVRETLAMLSGFGEADLGRIRAPVGLNVGARTPHEVALSVLAELVQLDRQAFVPSTAVPEQAPAAPVPTPGEPSPVPSALLAQVMDLPALTVLNAEPAPADGSSAVDPVCGMTVSLPARHTAELDGQTYAFCCPHCKARFLKDPARYLTG, encoded by the coding sequence ATGACCCCTGATCCCCAGCGTCCCACCGGGGACACCGAATTCATTCCGGACCTGCCCGAGCGGCTGGCGGGGCTGGCGCGCGAGGGCGCGTCGGCGGTCGTGGCGACCGTGGTATCGCGCCGCGCGCCCGTGTCGGCGCAGGTGGGTGACAAGGCCCTGATTCACGCGGACGGCCGCATGGAGGGCTTCGTGGGCGGCGCGTGCTCGCGCGAGATCGTGCGGCGGCAGGCACTGCTGGCGTTGCAGGGTGGGCAGGCGCGGCTGGTGCGGATCGTGCCGGGCGCCGCGCCGGACGCCGAGCACGCCTTCGCCGAGCGGGTCACGGTGCCCATGAACTGCGCGTCGGAAGGGGAGAGCGAGGTGTTCCTGGAACCGCTGCTGCCGCCGCGCCTGCTGATCGTGGTGGGGCGCACGCCGGTCGCGCGGGCCATCGCCGCGCACGCCCGCCTGATGGGTGACCGCGTGTGGCGCGTGCTGGACGACGACGAGGTGCCGGGCGAGCCGGACGCCGTGCCGCTGGGCGCCCTGACCGCCCGCCTGTCGGCCCTGCCTGCCGCGCAGCGCGCGCGGGTGCGCAGCGTGGTGGCGTCGCAGGGACACTACGACGAGACGGCCATCGAGGCGTTGCTGCGCGCCCAGCCGAACCCGGTGGGCCTTCTGGCCAGCCCGAAACGCGCCGCGAACGTCCGCGAGACGCTGGCCATGCTGAGCGGCTTCGGGGAGGCGGACCTGGGCCGCATCCGCGCGCCCGTGGGCCTGAACGTGGGTGCCCGCACCCCGCACGAGGTGGCGCTGAGCGTCCTGGCAGAACTGGTGCAGCTGGACCGGCAGGCCTTTGTGCCGTCCACCGCTGTTCCGGAGCAGGCACCGGCCGCGCCCGTTCCGACTCCCGGCGAACCGTCACCCGTGCCGTCCGCGCTGCTGGCCCAGGTGATGGACCTGCCTGCCCTGACCGTCCTGAATGCCGAACCGGCCCCTGCTGACGGAAGCAGCGCCGTGGACCCGGTCTGCGGCATGACCGTCAGCCTCCCGGCCCGGCACACCGCCGAACTGGACGGGCAGACGTACGCCTTCTGCTGCCCGCACTGCAAGGCCCGCTTCCTGAAGGACCCGGCGCGCTACCTGACCGGCTGA
- a CDS encoding aerobic carbon-monoxide dehydrogenase large subunit has protein sequence MSIETDAANNAGPQTLTMGKSMKRKEDPRFLTGNGNYVDDMRLPGMLYMAIVHSPYPHANIKGIDKTAALAVPGVKAVITGEDLVAASLAWLPTFHGFDKQMVLAVGKVLFQHQEVAAVFAETREAARDAAELVDVDYEPLDPVISPFDSMKDEIILRDDREDKTNHIYHWDSGDKDGTQTALDDSEVVVTERIYAPRCHPAPLEPCGCVAQFDAMGRLHFWVTSQAPHVYRTAISLVTGIPEDKIRVISPDIGGGFGNKVPVYPGYVCAIVGALILKTPVKWIETRTENLTTTGFARDYHMDVTIGAKKDGTVTALKVKTVADHGAFDAAADPSKYPAGMFGVVTGSYQFPVAFAELDAYFTNKAPGGVAYRCSFRVTEASYAIERGMDILAQKLTMDPAELRRKNFVRKDQFPYDSALGFTYDSGDYEGTMDKALNQIGYADLRREQAEKRARGEYMGIGISTFTEVVGAGPSKHFDILGIKMFDSAEIRIHPTGTGIIRTGTKSQGQGHETTWAQIVAEELGLDPQNLLVEEGDTDTAPYGLGTYASRSTPVAGAALALAARRVREKARKVAAHLLEAAAEDIEWVEHRFQVMGAPSRSVTMKEVAFAAYTNPGEGNEPGLEASLYYDPPNMTFPHGAYIAVVDVDAETGEVKVRRFLAIDDCGTVINPMIVEGQVHGGLTEGFAIAFMQEIPYDEQGNNMAPNFMEYLIPTSVEAPVWETGSTVTPSPHHPIGAKGVGESPNVGSPAAFVNAVMDALSPLGVTHIDMPLTREKVWKAIRNAQAAAASD, from the coding sequence GTGAGCATCGAAACCGACGCCGCGAACAACGCCGGCCCGCAGACCCTGACCATGGGCAAGAGCATGAAACGCAAGGAAGACCCCCGCTTCCTGACCGGGAACGGCAACTACGTGGACGACATGCGCCTGCCCGGCATGCTGTACATGGCCATCGTGCACAGCCCCTACCCGCACGCGAACATCAAGGGGATCGACAAGACGGCCGCGCTGGCCGTACCCGGCGTGAAGGCCGTCATCACCGGCGAGGACCTCGTGGCCGCGTCGCTGGCGTGGCTGCCCACCTTCCACGGCTTCGACAAGCAGATGGTCCTGGCCGTCGGCAAGGTCCTGTTCCAGCATCAGGAAGTCGCGGCCGTGTTCGCCGAGACCCGCGAGGCCGCCCGCGACGCCGCCGAACTGGTGGACGTGGACTACGAACCCCTCGACCCGGTCATCAGTCCCTTCGACTCCATGAAAGACGAGATCATCCTGCGCGACGACCGCGAGGACAAGACCAACCACATCTACCACTGGGACAGCGGCGACAAGGACGGCACCCAGACCGCGCTGGACGACTCCGAGGTCGTGGTCACCGAGCGCATCTACGCGCCCCGCTGCCACCCCGCCCCACTGGAACCCTGCGGCTGCGTCGCGCAGTTCGACGCCATGGGCCGCCTGCACTTCTGGGTGACCAGTCAGGCGCCGCACGTGTACCGCACCGCCATCTCGCTCGTGACCGGCATTCCCGAGGACAAGATCCGCGTGATCTCCCCGGACATCGGCGGCGGCTTCGGCAACAAGGTCCCGGTGTACCCCGGCTACGTGTGCGCCATCGTGGGCGCCCTGATCCTCAAGACGCCCGTCAAGTGGATCGAGACCCGCACCGAGAACCTCACCACCACCGGCTTCGCCCGCGACTACCACATGGACGTCACCATCGGCGCGAAGAAGGACGGCACCGTCACCGCCCTGAAGGTCAAGACGGTCGCCGACCACGGCGCGTTCGACGCCGCCGCCGACCCCAGCAAGTACCCGGCCGGGATGTTCGGCGTCGTGACCGGCAGTTACCAGTTCCCGGTCGCGTTCGCGGAACTCGACGCGTACTTCACGAACAAGGCGCCGGGTGGCGTGGCGTACCGCTGCTCGTTCCGCGTGACCGAAGCCAGTTACGCTATCGAACGCGGCATGGACATCCTGGCGCAGAAACTCACCATGGACCCCGCCGAACTACGCCGCAAGAACTTCGTGCGCAAGGACCAGTTCCCCTACGACAGCGCCCTGGGCTTCACGTACGACAGCGGCGACTACGAAGGCACCATGGACAAAGCCCTGAACCAGATCGGGTACGCCGACCTCAGGCGCGAGCAGGCCGAGAAACGCGCCCGTGGCGAGTACATGGGCATCGGCATCAGCACCTTCACCGAGGTCGTCGGCGCCGGACCCAGCAAGCACTTCGACATCCTGGGCATCAAGATGTTCGACTCCGCCGAGATCCGCATTCACCCCACCGGGACCGGCATCATCCGCACCGGCACGAAAAGCCAGGGCCAGGGCCACGAAACCACCTGGGCGCAGATCGTCGCCGAGGAACTCGGCCTGGACCCCCAGAACCTGCTCGTCGAGGAGGGCGACACCGACACCGCCCCCTACGGCCTGGGCACCTACGCCAGCCGCAGCACCCCGGTCGCCGGAGCCGCGCTGGCCCTCGCCGCCCGCCGCGTGCGCGAGAAGGCCCGCAAGGTCGCCGCGCACCTGCTGGAAGCCGCCGCCGAGGACATCGAATGGGTCGAGCATCGATTCCAGGTGATGGGCGCCCCCAGCCGCAGCGTCACCATGAAAGAAGTCGCCTTCGCCGCGTACACCAACCCCGGCGAGGGCAACGAACCCGGCCTGGAAGCCAGCCTGTACTACGACCCGCCCAACATGACCTTCCCGCACGGCGCGTACATCGCCGTCGTGGACGTCGACGCCGAGACCGGCGAGGTCAAGGTCCGCCGCTTCCTCGCCATCGACGACTGCGGCACCGTCATCAACCCCATGATCGTCGAGGGACAGGTGCACGGCGGCCTCACCGAGGGCTTCGCCATCGCCTTCATGCAGGAAATCCCCTACGACGAACAGGGCAACAACATGGCCCCGAACTTCATGGAGTACCTGATCCCCACCAGCGTCGAGGCGCCCGTCTGGGAGACCGGCAGCACCGTCACGCCCAGCCCCCACCACCCCATCGGCGCCAAGGGCGTCGGCGAGAGCCCCAACGTCGGCAGTCCCGCCGCGTTCGTGAACGCCGTCATGGACGCCCTGTCGCCCCTGGGCGTCACGCACATCGACATGCCCCTGACCCGCGAGAAAGTCTGGAAGGCCATCCGCAACGCGCAGGCCGCCGCCGCGAGTGACTGA
- a CDS encoding xanthine dehydrogenase family protein subunit M, with the protein MFPAAFDYIRAHSAEEALAALAQHGAEARILAGGQSLIPAMRLRLARPAVLVDLGGVKDLGYLREEGGELRVGAMTRDVTLERDANVRARYSLLTDTGAVVADPVVRCLGTVVGSLCHSDPSGDWGAAALASRAVMVARSASGERLIPIDEFLVDSFQTSLEEGELAVEVRFPTPDGRTHGSYQKIERKVGDYATAAAAVQITLGDDGRVTHAGVALTAAGPRPVRVDSAEKLLLGQLLTEDVIRAASEEARAVSDPFADTRGSVEYKKDMARVLVARGLRASAARLGTGVTA; encoded by the coding sequence GTGTTTCCAGCTGCATTCGATTACATCCGCGCCCATTCCGCAGAGGAGGCCCTGGCCGCGCTCGCGCAGCACGGCGCCGAGGCCCGCATCCTGGCCGGCGGCCAGAGCCTGATCCCCGCCATGCGCCTGCGACTGGCCCGCCCGGCCGTGCTGGTCGACCTGGGCGGCGTGAAGGACCTGGGCTACCTGCGCGAGGAAGGCGGCGAACTGCGCGTCGGCGCCATGACCCGCGACGTGACCCTGGAACGCGACGCGAACGTCCGCGCCCGCTACAGCCTCCTGACCGACACCGGCGCCGTCGTGGCCGACCCGGTCGTGCGCTGCCTGGGCACGGTTGTCGGCAGCCTGTGCCACAGCGACCCCAGCGGCGACTGGGGCGCGGCGGCCCTCGCCTCGCGCGCCGTGATGGTCGCCCGCAGCGCCAGCGGCGAACGCCTGATCCCCATCGACGAGTTCCTGGTGGACTCCTTCCAGACGTCGCTGGAAGAGGGTGAACTGGCCGTCGAGGTGCGCTTTCCCACCCCGGACGGCCGCACGCACGGCTCGTACCAGAAGATCGAACGCAAGGTCGGGGATTACGCCACCGCTGCCGCCGCCGTGCAGATCACGCTGGGCGACGACGGCCGCGTCACGCACGCCGGGGTCGCCCTGACCGCCGCCGGCCCCCGCCCGGTCCGGGTGGACAGCGCCGAGAAACTGCTGCTGGGTCAGCTGCTGACCGAGGACGTCATCCGCGCCGCCAGCGAGGAAGCCCGCGCCGTCAGTGACCCCTTTGCGGACACGCGCGGCAGCGTGGAGTACAAGAAAGACATGGCCCGCGTGCTCGTCGCGCGCGGCCTTCGCGCCAGCGCCGCCCGCCTGGGCACGGGAGTGACCGCATGA
- a CDS encoding saccharopine dehydrogenase family protein: protein MSKVIIIGAGGVANVVAKKCAQNDSVFTEVLIATRTVAKADKIVAEIKEHMPDSRAVFTTATVDADNVPELVKLINDFGPKMVINVALPYQDLTIMDACLETGVHYLDTANYEPKDVAKFEYSWQWAYQDRFKEKGLMALLGCGFDPGATQAFTAWHAKHHFQEIHYLDIVDCNNGNHGKAFATNFNPEINIREITANGRYYENGEWIETQPLEISQDIYYPKVATRKSFVLYHEELESLVKHFPTIKRARFWMTFGEAYIKHLNVLEGIGMTSIEPIDFRGMKVAPIEFLKAVLPAPESLAAGYSGQTCIGVQAKGIGKDGQPKVHFVYNVKDHADCYREVQAQGVSYTTGVPAMIGAMLMLNGNWMQPGVWNVEQLDPDPFFDAMNQWGLPISELTDIELVKD from the coding sequence ATGAGCAAGGTCATCATTATCGGAGCGGGCGGCGTCGCCAACGTCGTCGCCAAGAAATGCGCCCAGAACGACAGCGTCTTCACGGAAGTGCTGATCGCCACGCGCACCGTCGCCAAGGCCGACAAGATCGTCGCCGAAATCAAGGAGCACATGCCTGACAGCCGGGCCGTGTTCACCACCGCCACCGTCGACGCCGACAACGTGCCGGAACTCGTCAAGCTGATCAACGACTTCGGACCCAAGATGGTCATCAACGTCGCCCTGCCCTACCAGGACCTGACCATCATGGACGCCTGCCTGGAAACCGGCGTGCACTACCTGGACACCGCCAACTACGAACCCAAGGACGTCGCCAAGTTCGAATACTCCTGGCAGTGGGCGTACCAGGACCGCTTCAAGGAAAAGGGCCTGATGGCGCTGCTCGGCTGCGGCTTCGACCCCGGCGCCACCCAGGCGTTCACCGCCTGGCACGCCAAGCACCACTTCCAGGAAATCCACTACCTGGACATCGTGGACTGCAACAACGGCAACCACGGCAAGGCGTTCGCCACCAACTTCAACCCGGAAATCAACATCCGCGAGATCACCGCCAACGGCCGCTACTACGAGAACGGCGAGTGGATCGAGACGCAGCCCCTGGAAATCAGCCAGGACATCTACTACCCCAAGGTCGCCACCCGCAAGAGCTTCGTGCTGTACCACGAGGAACTCGAATCCCTCGTCAAGCACTTCCCGACCATCAAACGCGCCCGCTTCTGGATGACCTTCGGCGAGGCGTACATCAAGCACCTGAACGTCCTCGAAGGCATCGGCATGACCAGCATCGAACCCATCGACTTCCGCGGCATGAAAGTCGCCCCGATCGAGTTCCTGAAAGCCGTGCTGCCCGCCCCCGAATCCCTGGCCGCCGGGTACAGCGGGCAGACCTGCATCGGCGTGCAGGCCAAGGGCATCGGCAAGGACGGCCAGCCCAAGGTTCACTTCGTGTACAACGTCAAGGATCACGCCGACTGCTACCGCGAAGTGCAGGCGCAGGGCGTCAGCTACACCACCGGCGTGCCCGCCATGATCGGCGCCATGCTGATGCTGAACGGCAACTGGATGCAGCCCGGCGTGTGGAACGTCGAGCAGCTCGACCCCGATCCCTTCTTCGACGCCATGAACCAGTGGGGCCTGCCCATCAGCGAACTGACCGACATCGAGCTCGTCAAGGACTGA
- a CDS encoding (2Fe-2S)-binding protein, with translation MTATETTDTALRTVTLNVNGQTIRQEVEPRTLLAYALRDAGLKGTHVGCDTSSCGCCVVLIDGDTPAKSCTMFAVQAEGHQITTVEGLGTPGDLHPLQQAFWDQHGLQCGYCTPGMLMTAKAMLGHNPDPTDQEVREFLSGNLCRCTGYNNIVKAVQQAARVMRDEAQAQALAGMVPSTGTAEGGAQ, from the coding sequence ATGACCGCCACCGAAACCACCGACACCGCCCTGCGCACCGTCACCCTGAACGTGAACGGGCAGACCATCCGCCAGGAAGTCGAACCCCGCACCCTGCTCGCCTACGCCCTGCGTGACGCCGGCCTGAAAGGCACGCACGTGGGCTGCGACACCTCCTCGTGCGGCTGCTGCGTCGTGCTGATCGACGGCGACACGCCCGCCAAGTCCTGCACCATGTTCGCCGTGCAGGCCGAGGGCCACCAGATCACCACCGTCGAGGGCCTCGGCACCCCCGGCGACCTGCACCCCCTGCAACAGGCCTTCTGGGACCAGCACGGCCTGCAGTGCGGGTACTGCACGCCCGGCATGCTCATGACCGCCAAGGCCATGCTGGGGCACAACCCGGACCCCACCGACCAGGAAGTCCGCGAGTTCCTGAGCGGCAACCTGTGCCGCTGCACCGGCTACAACAACATCGTCAAGGCCGTGCAGCAGGCCGCGCGCGTCATGCGCGACGAGGCGCAGGCGCAGGCCCTGGCCGGCATGGTCCCCAGCACCGGCACCGCCGAAGGAGGAGCGCAGTGA
- a CDS encoding DUF389 domain-containing protein: protein MSKHPGQSSQKAQSRQKDQSRPKVQSGQKARPGGSVPSGPGAGGVREVTPEMRARTARTFGLVVLGFVAGIALMVAVLSAQGRALREYAVRVQSAVLATGPSVNVSYGQPCVDALPGALPSGVLSCDVQVEGGQVSVLMQLERERQFRLPARGAQE from the coding sequence GTGAGCAAGCATCCCGGCCAGAGCAGTCAGAAAGCCCAGTCCCGTCAGAAAGACCAGTCCCGTCCGAAAGTTCAGTCCGGTCAGAAGGCCCGGCCCGGTGGGAGCGTTCCGTCCGGGCCGGGGGCGGGCGGGGTGCGCGAGGTCACGCCGGAGATGCGGGCGCGCACGGCCCGCACGTTCGGGTTGGTGGTGCTGGGCTTCGTGGCGGGAATCGCGCTGATGGTGGCGGTCCTGTCGGCGCAGGGGCGGGCGCTGCGGGAGTACGCGGTGCGGGTGCAGTCGGCGGTGCTGGCGACCGGGCCGTCCGTGAACGTGTCGTACGGGCAGCCGTGCGTGGACGCGCTGCCGGGGGCGCTACCGTCCGGGGTGCTGTCGTGTGACGTGCAGGTGGAGGGCGGTCAGGTGTCGGTGCTGATGCAGCTGGAGCGCGAGCGGCAGTTCCGGTTGCCGGCGCGGGGGGCGCAGGAGTAA